AACCCGATCCCACCGCTCTGCATCCCGCGCAGGAAATTGATGAACTCGACGATCACGGCAAGCGCCGCCGCACCGCGCTCTCGTGCATGGCCTGGGCCGGCGCCGGCGTGCTCTGGACCGTGAGCGGCGGCGTGCCGGCCTCGCGCCTGATTTCGTCCGCCGAGGCCGCCGAGACGACGAGTTCGTTCAGCTTCGTGCAGATCAGCGACAGCCATATCGGTTTCAACAAGGACCCGAACACGGAACCGACAGGCACGCTCGAAGAAGCCGTCAATCACGTCAGCGCCATGAAAAAGCGCCCCGCGTTCATGATCCACACCGGCGACATCACGCATCTGTCGAAGCCCGGCGAGTTCGATACGGCGACGCAGATCATCGGTAAGGCCGGCATGGACGTGCATTACGTGCCCGGCGAGCACGACGTGCTGGTCGAAGACGGCAATCCGTTCTTCGAGCGTTTTTCCGGCCAATACGGCCGCGGCAGTAACCGTCACTGGTACAGCTTCGATCAGGGCGGCGTGCATTTCATCGGCCTCACCAACGTGATCGACCTCAAGGGCGGCGGCCTCGGCTTTCTCGGCGACGCGCAACTCGCATGGCTCAAAGCCGACTTGCAGGGCAAATCGAGCAGCACGCCG
This portion of the Caballeronia insecticola genome encodes:
- a CDS encoding metallophosphoesterase family protein — its product is MKPDPTALHPAQEIDELDDHGKRRRTALSCMAWAGAGVLWTVSGGVPASRLISSAEAAETTSSFSFVQISDSHIGFNKDPNTEPTGTLEEAVNHVSAMKKRPAFMIHTGDITHLSKPGEFDTATQIIGKAGMDVHYVPGEHDVLVEDGNPFFERFSGQYGRGSNRHWYSFDQGGVHFIGLTNVIDLKGGGLGFLGDAQLAWLKADLQGKSSSTPIVVFAHIPLWALYPQWGWGTDDSAQALALLKRFGSVTVLNGHVHQVAQKVEGDMRFYSALSTAFPQPAPGAPSGPGPMKVPADQLRTMLGLREVTHIAGRGQLAVTDTSLAGAQA